One Actinomycetota bacterium genomic window carries:
- a CDS encoding TetR/AcrR family transcriptional regulator, whose amino-acid sequence MQAAETRQRLLAAAEEVVQREGVVVAHIAGRSEGSIYNHFADRLELIMAVIDARLPDFVAVLTDLVPGRRSVAVNLERVTRAGIAFEQAMFPLVAGVAADPQLLARFKAVMLPADKGPHRPHRGISAYLEGEKALGRISPDADCTALTLMLIGSWREAVFQELFGRPPISLRNAPRRIVRSLLSKETP is encoded by the coding sequence GTGCAAGCAGCCGAGACCCGCCAGCGCCTTCTCGCGGCCGCCGAGGAGGTTGTTCAGCGCGAGGGTGTCGTCGTTGCGCACATCGCGGGGCGGTCCGAAGGCAGCATCTACAACCACTTCGCCGACCGGCTCGAGCTCATCATGGCGGTCATCGACGCGCGCCTCCCCGACTTCGTCGCGGTGCTCACCGACCTCGTTCCCGGACGCCGCAGCGTGGCCGTCAACCTGGAGCGGGTCACGCGAGCGGGCATCGCGTTCGAACAGGCCATGTTCCCGCTCGTCGCGGGCGTGGCGGCCGACCCACAGCTGTTGGCTCGTTTCAAGGCGGTGATGTTGCCTGCGGACAAAGGCCCGCACCGTCCCCATCGCGGCATCAGTGCGTACCTCGAAGGGGAGAAGGCGCTGGGCCGAATCAGCCCCGACGCTGACTGCACGGCATTGACGCTCATGCTGATCGGCAGCTGGCGCGAGGCGGTGTTCCAGGAGCTCTTCGGCCGCCCGCCGATCTCGTTGCGCAACGCCCCCCGCCGTATCGTTCGTTCGCTTCTCTCGAAGGAGACTCCATGA